Proteins encoded within one genomic window of Sulfurovum sp. XGS-02:
- the truA gene encoding tRNA pseudouridine(38-40) synthase TruA codes for MRVKAVISYDGSRYQGFQKQKSTKLTITADIEEALSSLQIDSPIIGSGRTDAGVHATGQVIHFDLPDFWYDLEKLKHNVNRKLTDISFKHISVASNDFHARFSAKKRVYRYVFKTHKPSVFEQKYISYYKTFDPVVLINALKTFEGKHDFNFFHKTGTITHTTVREIYRTDYVERNGYHFIYFQANGFLRSQVRMMVDAAMLCARGELSLTQLQEQLQCQKKHTTRLAPPEGLYLARIIYK; via the coding sequence ATGCGTGTAAAAGCTGTGATCAGTTATGATGGGAGCCGCTATCAAGGCTTTCAAAAACAAAAATCTACCAAATTGACCATCACTGCTGACATAGAGGAAGCACTCTCCTCTTTGCAAATAGATTCACCTATCATCGGGAGTGGAAGAACGGATGCCGGTGTCCATGCTACGGGTCAGGTCATACACTTTGATCTGCCGGATTTCTGGTATGACCTGGAGAAACTCAAACACAATGTAAACCGAAAATTGACAGATATTTCTTTTAAACATATCTCTGTTGCTAGCAATGATTTTCATGCTCGATTCAGTGCGAAAAAAAGAGTCTACCGTTATGTCTTTAAAACACATAAACCTTCTGTGTTTGAACAAAAATATATTTCATATTATAAAACGTTCGATCCTGTTGTACTGATCAATGCACTTAAAACATTTGAAGGGAAACATGATTTTAACTTCTTTCATAAGACAGGTACCATCACACATACTACCGTTCGGGAGATCTATCGTACCGATTATGTAGAACGTAACGGGTACCATTTCATATATTTCCAAGCCAACGGCTTTCTACGTTCTCAAGTACGTATGATGGTGGATGCAGCGATGCTTTGTGCCAGAGGTGAACTGAGTTTAACACAACTTCAAGAACAGCTACAATGCCAAAAAAAGCACACCACCAGACTCGCTCCTCCTGAAGGGCTTTATCTGGCACGAATCATCTATAAATGA
- a CDS encoding c-type cytochrome encodes MKKLFILTTLLYFSYANSEMEALYLQNGCNGCHGMYGEGMGASPRLQGIREDILLRRLKDLQKGKTRSAFGTIMISFAKALDENQTREMAKYLSNLKTDVDDERYEIEYTPAGDGGS; translated from the coding sequence TTGAAAAAACTCTTTATTTTAACTACCCTCTTATATTTTTCCTATGCAAACAGCGAAATGGAAGCACTCTATCTGCAAAACGGATGTAACGGATGCCATGGTATGTATGGTGAAGGTATGGGCGCGTCTCCCAGACTACAAGGGATACGGGAAGACATATTACTCAGAAGACTTAAAGATCTACAAAAAGGAAAGACCCGTTCTGCTTTTGGTACCATCATGATATCATTTGCCAAAGCACTGGATGAAAATCAGACCAGAGAGATGGCAAAGTATCTTTCAAATTTAAAAACAGATGTAGATGATGAACGATATGAGATAGAGTATACACCCGCCGGAGACGGCGGATCATAA
- a CDS encoding DUF2231 domain-containing protein, giving the protein MQLPTITLPKIELPFDIPVLWHPVVDHFVIALPVVILLLELVNLVMRKKAISGMSLFLILLTVVAAVGAYFTGLVDGKEAYPALNDVAKEALAAHKNLGTYLMLASGVILLFKLISMLTEKSVIRAIYIVILIAFVAGIFEQGEEGGELVYKHGLNVEQVKVLDDELFDVQEELDETTEELEEMKSSAEAKSEETVETNTTQTEAKTAVETTPVETITESVKTEVQKEAEPLQVEGMPEEMVQPEIATH; this is encoded by the coding sequence ATGCAGTTACCGACTATCACATTACCAAAAATAGAACTTCCGTTTGATATCCCGGTTTTATGGCACCCTGTTGTAGACCATTTTGTCATCGCTTTGCCTGTAGTGATCCTCTTGTTGGAGCTTGTCAATTTAGTGATGAGAAAGAAAGCAATAAGCGGTATGTCTCTCTTTTTGATCCTTTTAACTGTAGTTGCGGCGGTTGGTGCATATTTTACAGGACTGGTAGATGGGAAAGAAGCCTATCCTGCATTGAATGATGTGGCGAAAGAAGCCCTTGCTGCGCACAAAAACTTAGGGACTTACCTGATGTTGGCATCAGGGGTTATCTTACTGTTTAAACTGATCTCCATGCTTACCGAGAAAAGTGTTATAAGAGCCATATATATCGTCATTCTTATCGCATTTGTTGCAGGTATTTTTGAACAAGGTGAAGAGGGTGGAGAACTTGTCTATAAGCATGGTCTGAATGTTGAACAGGTCAAAGTACTTGATGATGAACTCTTTGATGTTCAAGAAGAACTTGATGAAACGACAGAAGAACTTGAAGAGATGAAATCTTCTGCTGAAGCCAAGAGCGAAGAGACTGTGGAAACAAATACTACGCAGACTGAAGCAAAAACAGCCGTAGAGACTACCCCTGTTGAGACCATCACAGAAAGTGTAAAAACTGAAGTGCAAAAAGAAGCAGAACCATTACAGGTAGAAGGCATGCCCGAAGAGATGGTACAGCCCGAAATTGCTACACATTAA
- the hemJ gene encoding protoporphyrinogen oxidase HemJ — MAYYSWMLAFHVMSFVSWMAMLFYLPRLFIYHRENADTKAFTDIVEIQEYKLFKYIGVPAMWATIISGAFMLYLNSGIFSSGGWMHAKLLLLAFLIAYHFSLERIRRTLIENPHYKSSKYFRIYNEVPTLLMIFIVIMVVVKPF, encoded by the coding sequence ATGGCATATTATAGTTGGATGTTGGCATTTCACGTGATGAGCTTTGTCTCCTGGATGGCGATGTTGTTTTATCTGCCGAGACTGTTCATCTATCATCGTGAAAATGCTGATACGAAAGCATTTACCGATATTGTGGAAATTCAAGAGTATAAACTTTTTAAGTATATAGGTGTACCGGCGATGTGGGCAACGATCATCTCTGGTGCTTTTATGCTCTATCTGAATTCGGGTATTTTTTCAAGCGGCGGATGGATGCATGCCAAACTGCTGCTTCTCGCGTTCCTTATAGCCTATCATTTCTCTTTGGAGCGTATTCGCAGAACACTTATAGAAAATCCACACTATAAAAGCAGTAAATACTTCAGGATCTATAATGAGGTACCGACTCTTCTGATGATATTTATCGTGATTATGGTGGTGGTTAAACCCTTTTAA
- a CDS encoding endonuclease/exonuclease/phosphatase family protein, producing the protein MRYLLLFLLPIFVFSKPFKVATYNVENLFDAEYVGTEYDDYTVKHNWTQRMVDIKLNHTAEVICDLDADILGLQEIENDHILQQLMTRLKRVGCPYGYSAITHKKNAPIQVALLSRYPIAKQNEIAVSTAAGVRNILEVEVDIKGTPLTLFVNHWKSKAYHGYESKRIKYAKALQSRIAQMPETKEYIILGDFNSDHNAYLTLENKINDTYGKTAFNDVLKTKVGAYLVEEEEMLKADKGVHYTLWKELPVDQRWSHKFYGKKSSLDQIVLPRQMFDGQGVDYVNNSFKVFKRSYLFTKRGYINKWEYKNGKHRAKGYSDHLPVYAYFDTKSYIAEEKKRALKRVETKSIEDLYNIEALEGKIKLENVVVVLKRGRNAVVKQRMQGRGIYLYGCAGRLQEGHKYDLLVEGIKTYHGLKEITHAYSLKDKGVVESEQYMLSGDTFASNEIPQNEVLKEISGIYKNKFLYFNDKKVPLYFKKKKFTPANGSRLKIHYAHLGYYKKLQVVIYNKKDFEILE; encoded by the coding sequence GTGCGATATTTACTTTTATTTTTACTACCCATTTTTGTATTTTCCAAACCTTTTAAAGTAGCCACCTATAATGTGGAAAACCTTTTTGATGCAGAGTATGTTGGTACGGAATATGATGACTACACGGTAAAACACAACTGGACACAACGTATGGTAGACATCAAACTGAACCATACAGCTGAGGTCATCTGTGATCTTGATGCAGATATCCTGGGGCTTCAGGAAATCGAGAACGATCATATACTCCAACAGCTGATGACAAGGCTGAAGAGAGTGGGATGCCCCTATGGATATTCGGCCATCACCCATAAAAAGAATGCACCGATCCAAGTGGCACTGTTATCACGTTACCCTATTGCAAAACAAAACGAGATAGCGGTGAGTACGGCTGCAGGTGTGAGAAATATATTGGAAGTGGAGGTAGATATCAAAGGGACCCCGCTAACATTGTTTGTGAACCATTGGAAATCCAAGGCCTATCATGGGTATGAGAGCAAACGTATCAAGTATGCCAAAGCCCTGCAGTCACGTATCGCACAGATGCCTGAGACAAAAGAGTACATCATATTGGGTGATTTTAACAGTGATCATAATGCTTACCTGACATTAGAAAACAAGATCAACGATACGTATGGTAAAACGGCATTCAATGATGTACTAAAAACCAAAGTAGGCGCCTATCTTGTGGAAGAAGAGGAGATGCTAAAAGCAGATAAGGGTGTACACTATACCTTATGGAAGGAGTTGCCGGTAGATCAGCGCTGGAGCCATAAGTTCTACGGGAAAAAATCCAGTCTGGACCAGATCGTCCTTCCCAGACAGATGTTCGATGGTCAAGGGGTGGATTATGTCAACAACTCTTTTAAAGTCTTTAAAAGATCTTACCTTTTTACAAAGAGAGGGTACATCAACAAATGGGAGTATAAAAACGGTAAACACAGGGCAAAAGGCTATTCTGACCATCTCCCTGTCTATGCCTATTTTGATACCAAGTCTTATATCGCTGAAGAGAAAAAAAGAGCTCTGAAAAGAGTAGAAACAAAAAGCATCGAGGATCTCTATAACATAGAGGCTTTGGAAGGGAAGATCAAACTTGAAAATGTCGTAGTGGTATTGAAAAGAGGCCGTAATGCCGTCGTAAAACAGCGTATGCAGGGACGAGGCATTTATCTGTACGGCTGTGCAGGCAGATTACAAGAAGGGCACAAGTATGATCTCCTTGTAGAAGGCATCAAAACCTATCATGGGTTAAAAGAGATCACCCATGCCTACAGCTTAAAAGACAAAGGTGTAGTAGAGAGTGAACAATATATGCTGAGCGGTGATACTTTTGCATCTAATGAAATACCGCAGAACGAAGTACTCAAAGAGATCTCGGGTATCTATAAAAATAAATTTTTGTATTTCAATGATAAAAAGGTTCCTCTCTATTTTAAAAAGAAGAAATTTACCCCTGCAAATGGCAGCCGTCTAAAGATACACTATGCACATCTTGGTTATTATAAGAAGCTACAAGTAGTGATCTACAATAAAAAAGATTTTGAGATATTGGAGTAA
- a CDS encoding SHOCT domain-containing protein, with the protein MIADQPCMWHGGGMWIFPMLMFVIMIIIFFVFFGRGHGGCRVPWWGPEGYYKKGEETDSALEILKKRYANGEITKEEFEQMKKDILS; encoded by the coding sequence ATGATAGCAGATCAACCTTGTATGTGGCATGGGGGAGGAATGTGGATTTTCCCTATGCTTATGTTCGTAATTATGATTATCATCTTCTTTGTATTTTTTGGACGTGGCCACGGAGGCTGCCGAGTACCGTGGTGGGGACCAGAAGGATATTACAAAAAAGGTGAAGAAACGGATTCAGCCTTAGAAATATTGAAAAAGAGATATGCGAATGGAGAGATTACAAAGGAGGAGTTTGAACAGATGAAAAAGGATATCCTTAGTTAA
- a CDS encoding SDR family oxidoreductase yields MRDLRGKVAVITGAGSGIGRGLAINLAKEGCSLALADVDETGLVETLKLLEDKNVEARRYRVDVSDKERVYRFADEVIEAFGKVDIVINNAGVQLKETLEDVTYEDFDWLMGINLYGVIYGCKAFLPYLKKEPIANLVNISSVQGFFTNPNSGPYCTSKFAVRGFTLTLAQELRNSNVNVSCVYPGGVRTNIVKNERFYKISQPELSKEDEAARFEKYVCWISPDKAAKIIIKGIKKNKPSILVGPDANFYEFISRLIPMTWQKLMARF; encoded by the coding sequence ATGCGGGATCTAAGGGGTAAAGTAGCCGTCATTACCGGCGCGGGCTCCGGTATCGGCCGCGGGCTGGCTATCAACCTGGCAAAAGAAGGATGTTCTCTGGCTTTGGCTGATGTGGATGAAACAGGTTTGGTCGAAACTCTCAAACTGCTTGAAGATAAAAATGTAGAGGCCAGAAGATACCGGGTAGATGTTTCCGACAAAGAACGTGTCTATCGTTTTGCCGATGAAGTGATCGAAGCCTTTGGCAAGGTAGACATCGTTATCAACAATGCAGGTGTACAACTGAAAGAGACACTAGAAGATGTCACTTATGAAGATTTCGATTGGCTGATGGGTATCAACCTTTACGGTGTCATATACGGCTGTAAAGCATTCCTTCCGTATTTGAAAAAAGAGCCCATAGCCAACCTTGTCAACATCTCAAGTGTACAAGGCTTTTTTACTAACCCCAACAGCGGCCCATACTGTACCAGTAAATTTGCCGTGCGGGGATTTACCTTGACATTGGCCCAGGAGCTAAGAAATTCTAACGTCAATGTCTCTTGTGTATACCCGGGTGGAGTGCGTACCAACATTGTGAAGAACGAAAGATTCTACAAGATTTCACAGCCTGAACTCTCTAAAGAGGATGAAGCAGCGAGGTTTGAAAAATATGTATGCTGGATCTCTCCTGACAAAGCTGCAAAGATAATCATTAAAGGCATTAAGAAAAATAAACCTAGTATCCTGGTAGGGCCGGACGCTAATTTTTACGAGTTCATAAGTCGTCTTATCCCTATGACCTGGCAAAAATTAATGGCCAGGTTTTAA
- a CDS encoding enoyl-CoA hydratase/isomerase family protein — MNEQIKIKKEDTVRTIEFYNPPYNYITLTMLRELYDQLLKDRDDDSIRVMVLSGGLEDTFLTHYDVDDLIDFHNAIAKKRSSVANRMAAYFLCWLFDKMDRWSWLERMVLKHTQKRSNGEQSIFYWSRCLQILENFPKPVIAAINGLALGGGCEISLCCDFRYMADGDNYRIGLPEVLLGITPGGTGTPLRLPRIIGEGRAMEMLMTGGIYPPSKAEAMGLINHALPPDELMPTVMKLAKKLSRGAPIAQACIRRSVRKGSRMDWSKGQVLEMAGALTAMNSEDAGRGMKAYVTRVASQFKGVEPEKRFELYDDLNSGNLTDFKGE; from the coding sequence ATGAACGAACAGATCAAGATAAAAAAAGAAGACACTGTACGGACCATTGAGTTCTACAATCCACCGTATAACTATATAACCCTTACTATGCTGCGTGAACTATATGACCAGCTTCTCAAAGACCGTGATGATGATTCTATACGGGTTATGGTACTCAGCGGCGGTCTGGAAGATACCTTTCTTACCCATTACGATGTTGATGATCTCATAGACTTTCACAACGCTATCGCCAAAAAAAGGTCCTCCGTTGCCAACCGTATGGCTGCTTATTTTCTTTGCTGGCTGTTTGACAAAATGGATCGATGGTCCTGGCTTGAGCGTATGGTCCTAAAACACACACAAAAGCGTTCCAATGGTGAACAGAGTATTTTTTACTGGAGCCGTTGTCTGCAGATCCTCGAGAACTTTCCTAAGCCTGTAATCGCAGCGATCAACGGCTTGGCACTTGGCGGCGGTTGTGAGATCTCTCTTTGCTGTGATTTTCGATATATGGCCGATGGCGATAATTACCGTATAGGACTGCCAGAAGTACTACTAGGTATCACACCCGGGGGAACAGGTACACCGCTTCGGCTTCCACGTATCATTGGAGAAGGCAGAGCTATGGAGATGCTAATGACCGGTGGGATCTATCCTCCATCCAAAGCAGAAGCGATGGGTCTGATCAACCATGCCCTTCCACCGGATGAATTAATGCCTACAGTCATGAAGCTGGCTAAAAAACTCTCACGTGGAGCCCCCATAGCACAGGCATGCATCCGTAGATCGGTACGAAAGGGCAGCCGGATGGACTGGTCCAAGGGGCAAGTATTGGAAATGGCTGGAGCACTTACAGCCATGAACTCTGAAGATGCGGGCCGTGGTATGAAAGCCTACGTGACCCGTGTCGCCTCCCAATTCAAAGGTGTGGAACCGGAAAAACGGTTCGAGCTCTATGATGACCTTAATAGTGGTAATCTGACAGACTTCAAAGGAGAATAG
- a CDS encoding DUF6713 family protein, producing the protein MLTDTIFYIGIVLLLTHELDAISSHEWRMFPFIHRLEESLGYRIFVILHIPLLLLIFWAITHSSESMRYRFQIIMDIFLILHLGIHYLFRSHPKNEFTGTFSLSLIVLTAMVGATHLILLFFG; encoded by the coding sequence ATGCTCACTGATACTATTTTTTATATCGGTATAGTACTTCTGTTAACTCACGAACTTGACGCCATTTCATCTCATGAATGGAGGATGTTTCCTTTTATACACCGACTTGAAGAAAGTCTTGGGTATCGGATTTTTGTTATACTTCATATACCTCTACTGCTATTAATCTTCTGGGCTATAACGCACTCGTCAGAGAGTATGCGTTATAGGTTTCAGATTATTATGGATATTTTTCTCATACTCCATCTGGGAATTCACTATTTATTTAGATCACATCCCAAAAATGAATTTACTGGGACATTTTCATTATCACTCATTGTTTTGACTGCAATGGTAGGGGCTACACATTTGATACTGCTTTTTTTTGGCTAA
- a CDS encoding YidB family protein, with translation MELMDLLKVAASMIQGNGDEATAGLDAEDIANALNTLVGNGQGGLDLVKFVGGLSQNGLGEIVGSWLGNGENRPISLEQITTLLGADNIDTFASDLGISQESAAGALADVIPKVVDMATRGEATVMDEMLSNAGGPNGAMEMLGKMFR, from the coding sequence ATGGAATTAATGGATTTATTAAAAGTAGCTGCATCTATGATACAAGGCAATGGCGATGAAGCAACGGCCGGATTAGATGCAGAGGATATCGCTAATGCGCTTAATACGCTTGTAGGAAATGGTCAGGGTGGACTTGATCTTGTAAAATTTGTAGGCGGATTGTCTCAAAATGGTTTGGGTGAGATCGTAGGATCATGGCTAGGTAATGGTGAAAACAGACCTATCTCCCTGGAGCAGATCACAACACTTCTGGGTGCCGATAACATTGACACCTTTGCTTCAGATCTTGGCATCTCTCAAGAGAGTGCAGCAGGTGCTTTAGCTGATGTCATACCTAAGGTCGTAGATATGGCAACAAGAGGAGAAGCGACGGTCATGGATGAAATGCTCTCTAATGCCGGTGGACCTAATGGGGCTATGGAGATGCTGGGCAAGATGTTCAGATAA
- a CDS encoding S1 RNA-binding domain-containing protein: MNEKSKNLHIEIGKINTLEVARDTDYGLFLEAKDDSEVLLPNVYVMEDEMPIGALIDVFVYTDSEDRPVATTKMPYAKLGEYGYFTVVDYKSYGAFVNWGLPKDLFVPLSQQKEYFNIGKKYLLRVCLDEQTGRLYGTQKIGKYFNRDMSGLHQNKKLDAIVLAKTPLGYKVVADNQYEGMLFDNEIFEEIRVGDRKEVYIKKVRKDYKLDLSLQPIGKQAALSQAQGNILQLLKEADGTLPFTYKSDAEEIKKVFGMSKKNFKRTLTELIESKKIELTDDAIVLL; encoded by the coding sequence ATGAATGAAAAATCAAAAAACCTGCATATAGAGATCGGAAAGATCAATACCCTCGAAGTCGCTAGAGATACGGACTACGGTTTGTTTTTAGAGGCAAAAGATGACAGTGAAGTACTGCTCCCCAATGTCTATGTCATGGAAGATGAGATGCCTATAGGTGCACTGATAGATGTCTTTGTCTATACCGACAGTGAAGACCGTCCTGTAGCAACCACCAAAATGCCTTATGCAAAACTTGGAGAGTACGGCTACTTTACGGTCGTGGATTACAAGTCTTACGGTGCATTTGTGAACTGGGGACTTCCTAAAGATCTTTTCGTTCCTCTTTCACAGCAAAAAGAGTATTTTAATATCGGTAAAAAGTATCTGTTACGTGTCTGTCTGGATGAGCAGACGGGTCGTCTCTACGGTACACAGAAAATAGGCAAATATTTCAACAGGGACATGAGCGGTCTGCATCAGAACAAAAAGCTGGATGCCATTGTTCTGGCTAAGACACCGTTGGGGTATAAAGTCGTAGCCGATAACCAGTACGAAGGCATGCTTTTTGACAATGAGATTTTTGAAGAGATACGTGTAGGCGACCGTAAAGAAGTCTATATCAAAAAGGTGAGAAAAGACTATAAGTTAGACCTTTCGTTACAGCCCATTGGAAAACAAGCAGCGTTAAGTCAGGCTCAAGGCAATATCTTGCAACTGTTGAAAGAAGCGGATGGTACGTTGCCTTTTACCTATAAAAGTGATGCAGAAGAGATCAAAAAGGTCTTTGGCATGAGCAAGAAAAATTTCAAACGTACGTTGACAGAACTGATAGAAAGTAAAAAAATAGAATTAACAGATGATGCAATCGTTTTATTGTGA
- the dsbD gene encoding protein-disulfide reductase DsbD, which yields MNDLVKKLLLLSFIFSTFASAGFESVLKKQKFLSPEEAFQVSAVLKEDAIETKIIMADKIHVYKDTLIYRIISPSSLELTVTKPQAHDFDGDMVYEKEVLVTIPTKEITSKVKGDYTIEIEFQGCSDAGICYQPIKKTFDFKGEELGLFDKISQSLKEGNTAKIADLLVNESSIFILLLFFIFGLLLSLTPCIFPMIPILSSIIVSQQGGNEKPSVAQAFFTSLVYVVSMALTYTAVGIIAGLVGADIQAAMQTPWVLTLFAAMFVALAFSLFGYYEIGLPASWQSKLSSVSDNAQGKGIVGTSIMGLLSALIVGPCVAPPLGGAVLFISHTGDALLGGSALFIMSIGMGMPLLIVGLGAGKFMPKPGGWMTAVSQTFGVMMLGLGIFMLSRILPEGLTMILWALLLIGTALYMGVFNPSSATQGAKKLLQLLAMVFLLYGVSLFIGGISGASSMLRPFERFTQVHIGAANSVSMSVEKESHRGYSVERLMKEVRESEKPVVVDFGKKSCTACTELEEITFPDPRVQEHLKNFTFIKIDLTDNTDADKALLKKFELFGTPNIIFFDKTNNYLPEKSLTGFVPPADFATHLESITQ from the coding sequence ATGAATGATTTAGTAAAAAAGTTACTCTTATTGAGTTTCATTTTCAGTACATTTGCATCTGCAGGTTTTGAGAGTGTATTGAAAAAACAGAAGTTTTTATCGCCGGAGGAAGCATTTCAAGTGAGTGCTGTACTCAAAGAGGATGCGATAGAAACCAAGATCATCATGGCAGATAAGATCCATGTCTATAAAGACACATTGATCTATAGAATCATTTCTCCCTCATCTTTAGAATTGACGGTTACAAAACCACAAGCACATGATTTTGATGGTGATATGGTGTATGAAAAAGAGGTGCTTGTCACCATTCCTACAAAAGAGATCACCTCCAAAGTGAAAGGTGACTACACTATTGAGATCGAGTTTCAGGGATGTTCAGATGCAGGTATCTGCTATCAACCTATTAAAAAAACCTTTGATTTCAAAGGAGAAGAACTCGGTCTGTTCGACAAGATATCACAATCTTTAAAAGAGGGGAATACAGCAAAAATAGCAGATCTTTTGGTGAATGAAAGTTCCATATTCATCTTGCTTCTTTTCTTTATTTTTGGTTTATTGTTATCTTTGACACCATGTATTTTCCCTATGATACCTATCTTGTCATCAATCATCGTTTCACAGCAGGGAGGCAATGAAAAACCAAGCGTAGCCCAGGCATTTTTTACCTCTTTGGTCTATGTGGTTTCTATGGCTCTGACCTATACGGCTGTAGGGATCATAGCGGGACTGGTCGGTGCAGATATACAGGCCGCGATGCAAACACCTTGGGTCCTGACGCTTTTTGCAGCGATGTTCGTAGCGTTGGCATTTTCCCTATTTGGATATTATGAGATCGGACTTCCCGCTTCATGGCAGTCAAAATTGAGCAGTGTAAGCGACAATGCCCAAGGTAAAGGTATCGTGGGTACGTCTATTATGGGTCTACTCTCTGCACTGATCGTCGGGCCGTGTGTAGCACCACCGCTTGGCGGGGCGGTACTGTTCATTTCCCATACGGGTGATGCACTTTTGGGCGGGTCGGCACTCTTTATCATGAGTATCGGTATGGGTATGCCGTTGCTTATCGTGGGACTGGGAGCAGGTAAATTTATGCCAAAACCTGGTGGATGGATGACAGCGGTTTCTCAAACGTTTGGTGTGATGATGCTGGGTCTTGGAATCTTTATGCTTTCACGTATACTCCCCGAGGGTCTTACGATGATATTGTGGGCATTGTTGCTGATAGGTACGGCACTCTATATGGGAGTCTTTAATCCTAGCAGCGCGACACAAGGTGCAAAGAAACTCCTTCAGCTCTTGGCTATGGTGTTCTTACTTTACGGGGTATCACTCTTCATCGGCGGGATAAGCGGCGCAAGTTCAATGCTCAGACCTTTTGAAAGATTTACACAGGTGCATATTGGTGCAGCAAACAGTGTATCAATGAGTGTAGAGAAAGAGAGTCACAGAGGCTATAGTGTCGAGCGCCTTATGAAAGAGGTACGTGAGTCAGAGAAGCCTGTAGTGGTGGACTTTGGTAAAAAGTCTTGTACTGCATGTACAGAACTTGAAGAGATTACGTTCCCGGATCCACGTGTACAAGAACATCTTAAAAACTTCACATTTATCAAGATAGACCTCACTGACAATACGGATGCCGACAAAGCATTACTGAAGAAGTTTGAACTTTTCGGTACACCGAACATCATCTTTTTTGATAAAACAAATAACTATTTGCCTGAAAAGAGCTTGACAGGGTTTGTTCCTCCTGCAGATTTTGCCACACATTTAGAGAGTATCACGCAATAA